The proteins below come from a single Papaver somniferum cultivar HN1 chromosome 11, ASM357369v1, whole genome shotgun sequence genomic window:
- the LOC113321572 gene encoding arogenate dehydratase/prephenate dehydratase 6, chloroplastic-like, protein MNSITPTKHILKSLSSLDTTQKVSLIPGKIHHHQPKRTRICTIKSIYKQETRNFSAGLVSNRADWQTSCAILASNVVSQQSNERTDGGGNAEIISINGVHQTLDLVPVQQETNLPKPLSITDLSPAPMHGSQLRVAYQGVPGAYSEAAAGKAYPNCVAIPCDQFEVAFQAVGHWIADRAVLPVENSLGGSIHRNYDLLLRHNLHIVGEVQLPVHHCLLALPGVRKEDLNRVISHPQALSQCESTLTKLGLNVAREAVDDTAGAAEFIATHNLRDTAAIASSRAAELYGLQILADGIQDDSSNVTRFVMLAREPIIPRTDRPFKTSIVFAHDEGMSVLFKVLSAFEFRNISLTKIESRPFKNRPIRVVGDASTGGTAKHFEYMFYIDFEASMADPRAQNALAEVQEFTSFLRVLGSYPMDMTAWSPSIRDL, encoded by the coding sequence ATGAATTCAATTACTCCAacaaaacatattctcaaatcaTTAAGTTCTTTAGATACTACACAAAAAGTATCATTAATTCCTGggaagattcatcatcatcaaccaaaAAGAACCCGAATTTGTACCATCAAATCTATCTATAAGCAAGAAACTAGGAATTTCTCAGCTGGTCTGGTTTCAAACAGAGCAGATTGGCAGACTTCTTGCGCTATTTTAGCAAGTAATGTTGTTTCTCAACAGAGTAATGAAAGAACAGATGGTGGTGGTAATGCTGAAATCATTTCAATTAATGGTGTGCACCAGACACTAGATCTAGTACCAGTTCAGCAAGAAACGAATTTACCGAAGCCTCTTTCGATTACCGATCTATCTCCGGCTCCGATGCACGGCTCGCAATTGCGCGTCGCTTATCAAGGGGTTCCCGGTGCTTACAGTGAAGCTGCAGCCGGTAAAGCGTATCCTAATTGTGTAGCTATACCGTGTGACCAATTCGAAGTTGCTTTTCAAGCTGTTGGGCACTGGATTGCTGATCGAGCTGTTTTACCGGTAGAGAATTCGCTCGGAGGTAGTATTCACCGGAACTACGATTTATTACTCCGTCATAATCTTCATATTGTCGGTGAAGTTCAATTACCGGTTCATCATTGTTTATTAGCCTTGCCTGGTGTGAGAAAAGAAGATTTGAATCGTGTTATTAGTCACCCACAAGCGTTATCTCAGTGTGAGTCGACTCTTACCAAACTCGGTCTTAATGTTGCCCGTGAAGCTGTTGATGACACAGCCGGTGCAGCTGAATTTATTGCAACACATAATCTACGCGACACTGCTGCTATTGCCAGTTCTCGTGCCGCTGAATTATACGGGTTACAGATTTTGGCAGATGGGATTCAAGATGATTCGAGTAACGTCACTAGATTTGTCATGTTAGCTCGTGAACCGATTATACCAAGAACAGACCGTCCTTTTAAAACTAGTATTGTTTTCGCGCACGATGAAGGAATGTCGGTTTTGTTTAAAGTATTATCAGCTTTTGAATTCAGGAATATCAGTTTGACGAAGATTGAGAGCCGGCCGTTTAAAAATCGTCCGATCAGAGTTGTTGGTGATGCCAGCACTGGTGGTACTGCTAAACATTTTGAGTACATGTTTTATATTGATTTTGAAGCTTCAATGGCTGACCCAAGAGCGCAAAATGCATTAGCTGAAGTTCAAGAATTCACTTCGTTTCTAAGGGTTTTAGGAAGTTATCCCATGGATATGACTGCTTGGAGTCCTTCTATTAGAGATTTATGA